A region of the Apium graveolens cultivar Ventura chromosome 6, ASM990537v1, whole genome shotgun sequence genome:
ACAAGCGTCTTGTGAATTCCTAGTTTCAACGAGAAGACAGGTCCAAGTTTATCTGCCATGGATCCTAATAAATGATGTAATAGCTTGCTGGTTTGTAGAACATGTATGTGACCGATAAATGGCCATGCACCAGCAGGTTCCGGGAGAGCAGAGTCGCTTTTGTTGCTTCTGGCATACCTATTAAGGGCCTTCCATGAAAGAGTAACAAAAAAAGTAAGGGCACACAGGACTAAGACTTGAGGCTGAATGCTGGGTTCCATTTCTTTGAATGATTAACTGTAAATGCAATTCAGATGAGTTTAGTTTGTCAATTTGAAGGAAATGTCTGATATAACTCAGATATTACAAACAGACAAATTTAAGCGTTTACTAATAATTGTTAGCTTTATTCTAACTGTTGTCCAATGAGGCAATGATAGATGAGTTTAACCAGTACCCACTACCCACTTAACAAGATTCTTAACTTCTGATCACCAACAGTATAGCTAAATGTATATTTTTAGGTAGATAGTGTTTGGAAAAGTCTATATACATCATTCTGCATTTGCGATTTGGCGTTACCTCGAAACTCTTTATGGAAATCCTTTGTGTAATCGCATAATCAGAATCAAAGTTCCGATTCTTTGTTATTTCACTTTACACCATTCAATAATGCTTTTATTTGCACTGGGGAGTCGATTATACTCTAATTAATCAAAATTTATCATGTCTTATTTGGAAATAATTTTGGGTACTTATTTGATACCTCTAATCTAACATTTGTTCATTTCAGTTGCATGGACGCTTGTGGCATATTTTACTCCAAGTAATGATCAGTTTGCTGTAAGTTGAAGTGCAAATTTTTCTACCAGATGGAAGAAATGTTAATTTAATTAAAGAACAATGAATTTTCAAATCTAGTTCTTTTTGCTGTGAAAGAGAGTTCTGGTGCTTTTTAACTAACAAAAGATGATATAATTATCACATACTAATAATAAACAAGGATTGCACATCATAACGAAGAACAAATAGCTGGTCTCCGAAAATCATACCTTAGATGTGGTGTATATTCACACGTCCCTTAGAACAGTACTATAGAACTGTACTCTGCACAATAAATGAATAACTGTCTGGTCTCTCAATCTATCGTGATAATGTATTGATTTCGATGACATGTAAATCTCCTTATCTCCTCCAATGGACCTTAGTAGTTTAAATAATTTTGAGTTAGGCAGTTTTGGCTGACAGCAACTAGCAATATATGTAGCTAAGGCCACATAATCAGTTATCTGTCTTCCTACAAGGGCAGCTATTCATCATTTTAATCTATTGAATTTCTCACAATTTTTCTACGGGTTTACATATTACTTTTCTACGTAGCCTGGTCTCTGGGCAACTCAGTTTTAGGAATATCAAAGTTGTCTCAATCTTTTTTGTGTTTGCCAAGTTTTGCGCATCTTTGATGCATTTTTAAAACACTGCCATCAAATGCTTCTTTAGCTGTCCTTGAATATTACAGTCTACCAAAATAATAGACTACAACAAAATGTTTGATGATTTTGGTGATGATGCTTCAATGCTAAAAAATTTGGCATACTATAGTAGATCTGACGAGGAACGAGTCCAGCTCCTCAAGGTGGCCAACTACATTACCCGCCAACCTCGTGATGCCTTCCTTACCTAGGGCTAGCAAAGAACTCCAACTATGGAAGATTCTCTAAAGAAAAGGGCTTCACTATGGAGGATTACAATACTTTCAAAGTTAAGGAAGAACTATTATGTGCCCATGTTGATGAAAATGGCTTCTTAAAAAGAGTTTTTACTCTTAACAAGGAATTTCAACTTTAGAACTTGACTAATTATCAAGGGTGAGCACTTATAAAAATATGGGGTGTAGAAAGAGTGGTCAATTTATAACATTATACAATTTATGTAAGGGGGTAATTTAGTATCAAATACAATATAGGGTCGGCACATATGAGCTAGCATTACTGGTTTTATATGCTCATATGTGAATTGTAATAGTGAAAGAGAAAATGTATAATTTATTTTTGGGCAATCAGAACACTACCCAAAATTACAAGTCCTGAACCCAAATAATTCTACGTCCAAATCTGGTTCATGCATAGAGAGAAGGAGCCAGCCGAGGCCTGATGGTAACTTCCAGGGGTGTTGCTTTCGGGTTAGTAAGTCCTGGACCTTCAGTCATATCAATAGGCAAGTCTGAAACAGTTGCTAGCTCAAACCCATGAAGCAACTGAGCCAGTGTCAAATGCAGAATCTGGAGTCCGAGTGTGATGCCAGGGCAAACCCTCCTTCCTGATCCAAATGGTATCAATTCAAAATTCTGCCCCCACATTTCGACATCAACATGTTTTTCAATAAACCTTTCAGGTTGGAATTCTAGGGGATCAGACCAAACGCTAGGGTCACGTTGCAGCTTCCAGAGGTTCACAAATAAGCGTGTGCCAgctggaatgtggaagcctgcCACAGTGCAATCTTCGGTTGCTTCACGAGGTGGATTAAGTGGTGTAGCTGGGTACAATCGTAATGTTTCCTTGACAATGGCTTGCATGTAAGTTAGATTCTTCACATCTGAAAGATTTACTTGGCGATCTCTTCCAACATGTTTTTCCAATTCATCTTGAACTTTTTCTAGTACACGACGGTTGTTTAGTAGCAAGGAGACTGCCCATGTAAGTGTGACCATTGCTGTGTCATATCCACCTAAGAGAAGACTCTGCAAGGAGAAGGCCAATGGTACAACTGCACATTTTAGTTTAAACTTGCTTTACTGCCTAAATGAGCTTTTAACTTGGAATATTTAGTTGCAGTTAGTTGATAGTCAGATGAACATTTCATACATAACAAAGCACTTGCAGAAATTTATTTTGGTTAGGGCAGATCTTAAATTAAGATAGGCTGTATTTAATAAGGATAATAACGGTGTAAATTAAAGTAAATATTATAATTAGTGTAACATATTCCTTTATAAGTTCTTAACTTTTAAGGCTAGAAGTTGACATAGAATTAGATGAATTATCATTGCCTCTTAAGTTGTAAGTGTTGTAGTTTGACTTACCAGGCAACTGGCCTTTATGGCTGTATCGGAATTATGAGCATCTGGATCAGATTCCATGAAAGACAGCATAACATGCATAAAGTCTTGCTCTGATTCATCTATGCATGAAATTTTCCGTTTCTGGTGATGCTCCTTTATCCAGCCCTCAAGTATGTGATCCATATCTTTGGCTgtcttcttcatttttcccttgTATCCGGTTAGTGAATCTATCCAACCAAACAGGGGAACTGCATCAGAAACCATAAACAATCCTAACAGATGCATGAAATCCTCCGAGGCTTTCTGAAACCGTCTGGACTCCTCATTTTCATGTCCACCATTTCCAAAATAACGCTTTCCTGCCACCATTCTCACCACTATATTCGTTGCTAGGTCTCGAAATCTTTCCATCAGTTCTACTACAGGCATGCTTCTTTCTCCTTTGACATTCCATATCTCATAAAGCCCTTTGATAAACAGATTGACTTCTGATTCAGGAATATGCTTGAGCTTATCAAGTCTCCGGTTGGATAAAAGCTCAACCATCACTAGCTTACGTATATTACGCCACTTTGGGCCATAAGGAAGAAAACCAAACATAGCATGATCATATCCCATGATCTTCACAGCTATAGATTCTGGACGGTTGGAGAAGACTTTGTCCTGATCAGTAAAACACTCTCTTGCAACTTCCCAGCTACTTACCACGAGTGTTTTGTGGATTCCTAGTTGTAAACAAAAAATAGGTCCAAGTTTATCTGCCATGTCTCCAAATAAATGATGCAACAGCTTGTTGGCTCCTAGAAGATGAAGGTGACCGATAATAGGCCATGCCCCAGCAGGTTCCGGGGGAGCATAGTCACTCTTGTTGCTTTTCGCATGGATACCGAAGATCCTCCATAGAACAGTAACAAGAAGAATTAGGCCACACAGTACTATGACTTGAGCTGGATTGCTGAATTCCATTTCCTTGGATTGCAGATCTTTGTGAAATTTATAAAAAGTAATCCTGAAAGATTGTTTTTTATCTTCTGGATTACAAGCAAAGAtatctagactttaaccaataATTGATAAGCTTATCTTTCTAATGTTGTCCTTATTTTACTTTTACTATATGACACAGACTTTACCACATTTGTTCCTAATACAAACATCACAGTCCAATTTGGCATAATTTGACCTGAGCAACGCAGAAAATTTCAGAACTCTTTCTGTGAGCTGCTTGATTTCCAAAGTTAGCGTGAGGTATATGATTGTTATCCTGACTGACTTCCCACCAGGGTTCTGACCTTTCACTCGATTTACTCCACGCCTTAccatttaattttttttttttcaaattttttatataaatttctTTCAACTATGTGCTTCTAGGTACTAGCTACCAGAATATATTTATGAAATCCATACTGATATTGGGTTTAAATCTCCAAACTGTCTAATATTGAAAGAACGTTCAAGGTTTCGGGGAAACCAGAATCTTGAAGTACAATGCTATAAATCGCTCCTATTTTTTAGACACGTGATTATAAGTTCTTTTTGTTATGTTCATGATTTCAGATTCTTATCTGAGTACAAAATTTTATGTAAAGCTCCTTACTCTGAAGATGAGTATCAAAATTTGAAGCTTGAATTTGAATACAAGATCTATATGAAGTTCAAAATACATAAAATGTAACTTAAAACAATTTTCCATCATAGAGCCTCATTTAATGTTTAATATTATTGTTTTAACTGATACAAAAGATCACATTTGATCTTCATTTTATAGATAAAAGTCATACAACTTGGTATCTTTGAAGGAAGACTAAGCTACCAAAGGTGATGTTTTATTGGTAGACTGCAGGAGGCAGTCTTGGGGTCAGAGTAACCTCCAGTGAAGTTGCTCTTGGGTTAGTAATACCTGAACTTTCAGTCATATCAATGGACGAGTCCAAGACAGTTCCCAGTTCAAACCCATGAAGCAATTGAGCAAGTGTCAAGTGGAGGACCTGCAATGCGAATGTGATACCAGGGCATGACCTCCGTCCTGATCCAAATGGTAAGAGCTCAAAATTCTGACCCCAGATGTCGACATTAATATGTTTTTGCAGAAACCTGTCTGGTTGAAACTCTAGGGGATCAGACCAAACTTTTGGGTCACGATGCATCTTCCAGAGGTTCACAACTAACCGTGTGCCTGCTGGAATGTTGAATCCAGCCACCGTGCAATCTTCCATTGCTTCGTGCTGGACTGATAGTGGTGCTGCTGGATATAATCGTAGTGTTTCCTTGACAATGGCTTGCAAATAAGGTAAATTCTTCACATCTGATTCCCTTACTTGGAGATCCCTTCCCACGTACTGGTCCATTTCATCTTGTGCTTTCTTCAACACATGACGGTTGTTTAGTAATAGTGAGAGTGCCCACATAAGTGTAGCTGATGTCGTGTCATAACCGCCTAAGATAAGACTCTGCAACCAAATATTTATTGTAAACATATCTGTGTGAGCAATTCCAGTTCTAGTTTTTAATTAAGAACGTAGGCTTTTCACACGAGAATACTGTATCAAGTCACGCTTTGATTATAATAGGATAGATAACACTAAAACAATCTTCTAATATGCAATGACCATCTGCAAAGACAATATTGGTTTATATGCAGAAACAAGTAGATTATATGGTTTCAATAAATCTAACGTATTTAAATTATATATGCCTATACCAGAGAATTTTGCATAACTTACTAGACAGGTGCCCTTGATGGCAGTATCGGTGTCAATGCCGGGAAACTGGTTCCCGTCCATGGCAGACAGCATAACATAAATGAAGTCATCCTCTGAATGTTTATTGCCGATAGTTTTTCTTTTATGCTGATGCTCCTTTAACCAGCTTCCAAGTATATGATCAATCTCTTCTGCTgtcttcttcattttgcccttGTAGCCTCTAACTGTATCTATCCAACCAAGTAAGGGAATTGCATCAGAAACCATCAACAACCCCCCTAAATGCATGAAATTTGCCATGGCCTTTTGAAATCGCCTCGACTCTTCATTGCCATGTTCACCAGTACCAGAATATTTTTTGCCTGCCACTGTTCTGACAACAATATTTGTTGTCAGATCTCCAAACCTTTCTCTCATTTCCACCACAACTTTGCTTCCATTCCCATTGGCTGACCATTCCTCATATAGCTCCTTGATGAAAAGATTCACCTCTGATTCCCGAACATGTTTGAGCATATCCAGTCTACGATTGGATAGAAGCTCAATAATGGCAAGCTTACGGATCTCGCGCCAGTATGGTCCATATTGCTGAAATATCATGACTGTACTGTTATATCCTACTACTTGTCCAACTACAGATTTTGGACGAGCGGCAAAAACCTTGTCTTGTGTTGTAAAACATTCTTTTGCAACTTCCCAACTAGTGATCACAAGAGTTTTGTTAGTTCCCAGATTCAGAGAGAAGATTGGCCCGTATTCATCAGCCATGTCTGCAAGTGTATGATGTAGTATCTTGCTTCCTCCAAGAAGATGCAGGTGACCGATTAATGGCCATTTTCCGGCTGGTTCTGGTGGTCCGGGGCTAGCGTTCTTTCTTATGACATAGGTACTAAAAATTCTCCATAAAACAATAGTAGAAAAAAATCCAAGGGAGTACAGTATGATATCTTGAAGTTGAATGTTAATACCCATTTCACACAACAATCATACACTTTGGTAGTACTATATATACTGTGATCAGACAAGGAGC
Encoded here:
- the LOC141667426 gene encoding cytochrome P450 CYP82D47-like → MEFSNPAQVIVLCGLILLVTVLWRIFGIHAKSNKSDYAPPEPAGAWPIIGHLHLLGANKLLHHLFGDMADKLGPIFCLQLGIHKTLVVSSWEVARECFTDQDKVFSNRPESIAVKIMGYDHAMFGFLPYGPKWRNIRKLVMVELLSNRRLDKLKHIPESEVNLFIKGLYEIWNVKGERSMPVVELMERFRDLATNIVVRMVAGKRYFGNGGHENEESRRFQKASEDFMHLLGLFMVSDAVPLFGWIDSLTGYKGKMKKTAKDMDHILEGWIKEHHQKRKISCIDESEQDFMHVMLSFMESDPDAHNSDTAIKASCLSLLLGGYDTAMVTLTWAVSLLLNNRRVLEKVQDELEKHVGRDRQVNLSDVKNLTYMQAIVKETLRLYPATPLNPPREATEDCTVAGFHIPAGTRLFVNLWKLQRDPSVWSDPLEFQPERFIEKHVDVEMWGQNFELIPFGSGRRVCPGITLGLQILHLTLAQLLHGFELATVSDLPIDMTEGPGLTNPKATPLEVTIRPRLAPSLYA
- the LOC141667425 gene encoding cytochrome P450 CYP82D47-like produces the protein MGINIQLQDIILYSLGFFSTIVLWRIFSTYVIRKNASPGPPEPAGKWPLIGHLHLLGGSKILHHTLADMADEYGPIFSLNLGTNKTLVITSWEVAKECFTTQDKVFAARPKSVVGQVVGYNSTVMIFQQYGPYWREIRKLAIIELLSNRRLDMLKHVRESEVNLFIKELYEEWSANGNGSKVVVEMRERFGDLTTNIVVRTVAGKKYSGTGEHGNEESRRFQKAMANFMHLGGLLMVSDAIPLLGWIDTVRGYKGKMKKTAEEIDHILGSWLKEHQHKRKTIGNKHSEDDFIYVMLSAMDGNQFPGIDTDTAIKGTCLSLILGGYDTTSATLMWALSLLLNNRHVLKKAQDEMDQYVGRDLQVRESDVKNLPYLQAIVKETLRLYPAAPLSVQHEAMEDCTVAGFNIPAGTRLVVNLWKMHRDPKVWSDPLEFQPDRFLQKHINVDIWGQNFELLPFGSGRRSCPGITFALQVLHLTLAQLLHGFELGTVLDSSIDMTESSGITNPRATSLEVTLTPRLPPAVYQ